Part of the Rhodococcus sp. OK302 genome is shown below.
GCGACCGCTGGGGTGTGCCACTCGTCCACACCGCGCACACACTGGCAGCCGTCAAGAACCTGTCGATGGCCGAGGGTGATACTCCCGAACCGGCGGCTCGTCAGATCGGTGAGCAACAGGTGGTTGCCGAGTCCGATCGACTGGTCGCGAACACCACCGACGAGGCCAAGGCGCTCCACGAGTTCTACGGAGCCGATCCGACGCGTATCGACGTCGTCGCCCCGGGGGCGGACCTCACTCGCTATCGACCGGGTAACCGCGATCAGGCTCGTGCGTCGTTGGGTTTGAACCCGAACGAAGTGATCGTGACGTTTGTCGGGCGCATCCAACCGCTCAAGGCGCCCGACGTGCTTTTGCGTGCCGCTGCCGAGGTCATCTCGCGTCAGCCGGGATTGCCGCTGCGCATCCTGGTGGTGGGCGGACCCTCCGGAACCGGGCTGGCTCGGCCGGACGTGTTGATCGAACTCGCGCGCAGCCTCGGCATCACGGCGCAGGTGACCTTCATGCCGCCGCAGGCGCCGGAGCGGCTGGTCGACGTGTACCGGGCATCGGATCTTGTTGCAGTGCCGAGCTATTCGGAGTCCTTCGGTCTGGTGGCCATCGAGGCACAAGCGTGTGGAACGCCGGTGATCGCCGCCGACGTCGGAGGTTTGGGCGTTGCCGTGCGCAACGGTGAAACTGGGTTGTTGGTGCAGGGCCACAAGACCGAGGACTGGGCCGGTGCTCTCGAATCCTTGGTCACCGAGCCGGCTCGACTCGCGGCATTGGCAGAGCAAGCACCCCGTCACGCCGAGGATTTCTCGTGGGAACACACCGCCGACGGATTGCTCGAGAGCTACCGCAAAGCCGGCATCAACTACAACAACGGAACCGGTCCCAGTGACTTCTCGCCTCGCCGCGCGCGGGGCCTGTGGCGCTTGCGACGGACCGGGGGAGTGCGTACATGAGCAGCATTTCGGACACTATCGAGCAAGCACTCACCGAGCGCGAACTCGAATTCACCAAGCGCGACGACGCCCATTTCATCGTCGAACTACCCGGTGAGCACAAGCTCAAGACGTCGACGCTGCTGACCGTCGGCAACCACGGTGTCCGCGTCGAGGCGTTTGTCTGCCGCAAGGCCGACGAGAATTTCGAGGGCGTCTACAAGTTCCTGCTCAAGCGGAACCGTCGCTTGTACGGGGTGGCGTACACCCTCGACAAAGTCGGGGACATCTATCTTGTCGGCAAGATCTCCGAGCATGCCGTGACCGCCGACGAACTGGACCGGGTCCTGGGCCAGGTACTCGAGGCAGCCGACGGCGATTTCAACGTCATTCTCGAACTCGGTTTCTTCTCGTCCATCAAGCGTGAGTGGGCGTGGCGTGTCTCGCGAGGCGAGTCGTTGGCGAACCTGCAACCGTTCAAGCACCTCATCGAAGAATCAGCGTCGGGGTCGACGGCCGAATAGATCACCCGAGCCTGAGTGCAGAAATACCCACGTGCGTACCGCAGAGCCAAGGTGGTCGGCGCTCGCGGATGCGCTCGTGCCAGGATTGACGGCATGACTATCGGAACCCTGGTCCTGCTCCGCCACGGCGAGAGCGAATGGAATGCACTCAATCTGTTCACCGGCTGGGTGGACGTCCACCTGACCGACAAGGGCATGGCCGAAGGTAAGCGCGCCGGCGAACTGCTCGCCGAGCACGACCTCCTTCCCGACGTTCTCTACACCTCACTGCTGCGCCGTGCGATCAGCACCGCCAACATCGCGCTCGACGCCGCCGATCGCCACTGGATCCCCGTCGTCCGCGACTGGCGCCTCAACGAGCGCCACTACGGCGCCCTGCAGGGCAAGGACAAGGCACAGACCAAAGAGGAATACGGCAACGAGCAGTTCATGCTGTGGCGTCGTAGCTACGACACCCCGCCGCCCGCCATCGAAGCCGGCAGCGAATACAGCCAGGACGCAGATCCGCGTTACGCGGACATCGGTGAGGTCCCGCTGACCGAATGCCTGCTCGACGTCGTCAAGCGACTCATCCCGTACTGGGAGGACACGATCTCGAAGGACCTGCTCGCCGGCAAGAACGTGCTCGTCACCGCGCACGGTAACTCGCTGCGTGCTTTGGTCAAGCACCTCGACGGAATTTCCGACGAGGACATTGCGGGCCTCAACATCCCGACGGGTATTCCGCTGCGATACGACCTGGACGAGAACCTGAAGCCGCTCAACCGCGGTGGCACGTACCTCGATCCTGCCGCCGCCGCAGCAGGCGCTGCCGCAGTCGCGAATCAGGGCGCGAAGTAGTCCTGACATGGTGACCTCCGAAACCCCTCGAACAGTGAGTTCGGGGGGTTTCGGCCAACAGAAGATGAACAGCACGCCAACGCAGTCCACCGGGCGGATTACGTGGGTGGAAATGCCCGAACCCGCCGTAACGAACTCGTCACTCGAACGTACGATTGCGCCGTGAGTGTCGCAACGGGAGTGCTGCTGGTCGTGATCGGCGGCTTGGTCGGTTACCTCGTCGGGGGTGTGCTGATTCCGCGGTTGAACTCACGCCACAAACAACGAGTTGCCGAGCAAACCGGGCTGACCATGTCGCAGGTCCTGGACTTGATCGTGTTGGCTTCGGAGAGCGGCATCGCCGTTGTCGACGGTTTCCACGACGTGGTGCTGTTCAACCCCCGCGCCGAAGAACTCGGCCTCGTCAAGAATCGACTGGTCGAGGAGCGGGCCTGGCAGGCCGCGCAGAAGGTGCTCGAGACCGGTCAACCCGTCGAGTTGGATCTGACGGCAAAAACCGTTCAACGTGGCCGCGAAAGGATCGCGGTACGTGGCACAGCGCGTTTGCTCAGCAAGGACGACCGCAATTTTGTGGTTCTTTTTGCCGACGACGATTCCGAGCAGGTCCGGATGGAAGCGACCCGACGCGATTTTGTCGCCAACGTCAGTCACGAACTCAAGACTCCGGTCGGCGCCATGAGCCTGCTGGCCGAGGCGTTGCTGGAATCGGCTGACGATCCGGAATCGGTGCGGCACTTCGGCGAACGAGTGCACAGTGAATCGATTCGACTGGGCAAGATGGTCACGGAGCTGATCGCGCTCTCACGTTTGCAGGGTGCAGAAAAGCTTCCCGATCTCGATGTCGTCGATGTGGATACTGTTGTGTCCGAAGCGCTGTCGCGATCGAGACTCTCCGCTGAGGCGGCCGGAATTACCGTCACCACCGATCACCCCAGTGGGCTCGAAGTGCTCGGCGATCAGACGCTGCTTGTGACAGCATTGTCCAACCTCATCGAGAATGCGATTGCATACTCGCCCAAGGGTTCTCCCGTCTCGGTGAGTAGGTCGGTGCGCGGAGGCAATATCGCAGTCGCCGTCACCGACCGCGGGGAAGGAATCGCGAAAGCCGACCAGGAACGCGTATTCGAGCGATTCTTTCGCGTCGACAAAGCGCGTTCACGTCAGACCGGCGGTACCGGTCTCGGGCTCGCGATCGTCAAACACGTTGCAGCCAACCACAACGGCTCCATCGATTTATGGAGCAAACCAGGAACCGGATCTACCTTCACGATGCAGATTCCAGCGCATGTGGAAGAAGACGACATCGACTCTGACGATTCGGGAACCACCGGTTCCGCGCGGATCGGCAGACGAGACCCAGGCAGTAAAGATCAAGGCATGGAGGCCAAACGATGACGAGTGTGCTGATCGTGGAAGACGAGGAGTCGTTGGCGGATCCGCTGGCGTTCCTGCTCCGCAAGGAAGGCTTCGAGACGACCATCGTCACCGACGGGCCGTCGGCGCTGGCGGAATTCGACCGCAGTGGCGCGGATATCGTCCTGCTGGACCTCATGCTGCCCGGCATGAGCGGCACCGACGTGTGCAAGGCTCTGCGCACCCGTTCGGGTGTCCCGGTCATCATGGTGACTGCACGCGACAGTGAGATCGACAAGGTTGTCGGCCTGGAACTCGGCGCGGACGACTATGTGACCAAACCGTATTCGGCTCGCGAACTGATCGCCCGCATCCGCGCCGTGCTGCGACGCGGCGCCGAGAACGAGGCTGATCTGGCGTCCGACAACGGTGTGCTCGAAGCCGGACCGGTCCGGATGGACGTCGAGCGTCATGTGGTCCAGGTGAGTGGAAATCCGGTCACGTTGCCGCTCAAGGAATTCGATCTGCTCGAATACCTGCTCCGCAATTCCGGTCGAGTGCTCACCCGTGGTCAGTTGATCGACCGAGTCTGGGGAGCCGACTACGTCGGCGACACGAAAACCCTTGACGTACACGTGAAGCGGTTGCGATCGAAGATCGAATCCGACCCGGCCAAGCCGGAACACCTCGTCACCGTTCGCGGCTTGGGATACAAGCTCGAAGGCTGACCCGCATCACAAAATTCGGCCGCCCACGCAACTGCGTGGGCGGCCGAATTATTTTCTGAGCTTGTAGATCAGCGCTGAGCGTTGTTCTGAGCGATTGTCGTCGCCGGATGGACTGCGATAAGCCCCAACCCCGCACGACGCCTACAGAGGCGCGACAGCTCGTCGTAAACGGCCTTGCCGAGCATCTCCGTCAACTCGGGACCGTACGACTGCCACACCTGCTTCTGGCCCACATGGGCGTCAGGTGAACCTGAGCAGTACCAGGAAAGCTCGTCGCCGCCCTCGCCCCAACCTCGACGGTCGTATTCGGTGATGGTGGTTTTGAGGATCTGGACTCCGTCCGCGCGGTCCACCCAGTCCTGGGTACGACGGATCGGGAGTTGCCAGCACACGTCCGGCTTCACTTCGAGGGGCTCGATGCCCTTCTTGAGAGCCATCGAGTGCAACGCGCAACCGGGACCGCCCGCAAAATCCGGTCGGTTCAGGAAAATGCACGCACCCTTGTAGCGGCGAGTTCGGAGCGCCGGCTCGTCCTCGAGATCGTCTTCCTCGACGTATCCCTTCTTGCCGAGACCCTTCTCCATGAACTGCCAGTCGTCAGCTGTGAGCATTTTCACTGACGCATCGAGCTTGTCCTGATCCTCCTGATCGGAGAGGAAGGCGCCGTGCGAGCAGCATCCGTCGTCCGGGCGGTCGCTGAGAATGCCCTGGCACGCCGGCGTGCCGAACACGCAGGTCCAATGCGAGAGAAGCCAGGTCATATCTGCGGAAATGAGGTGCTCGGAGTTGTCGGGGTCGACAAATTCGACCCACTCGCGAGGGAAGTCGAGGTCGACCTCGGGGCTAGGAGTCATCTTGTGGGACCGGTCTGGGTTACCTGCTGTCACAAGGGCAGACCGTAGACCCAGTACCGTGGCGATGTGCGACTAGGGGTACTCGACGTCGGAAGCAATACCGTCCATCTATTGGTTGTGGACGCCCATCGTGGCGGCCACCCCACACCCATGAGCTCCACCAAGTCCACCTTGCGGCTGGCGGAGAACACGGACGACCGCGGAGACATCACGGTTTCCGGAGCTGATCGCCTCGTCTCGACGGTGGCGGAATTCGCCGGAATCGCCAAGACGTCCGGGTGCGAGGAGATGATGGCGTTTGCCACCTCCGCAGTGCGTGACGCCAACAACTCGGAAGCCGTCCTCGCCCGGGTCCGCGAAGAAACCGGCGTCCGGCTCGAGGTTCTCTCCGGCGTCGACGAAGCCCGATTGACCTTCCTCGCGGTTCGCCGTTGGTACGGCTGGAGCGCCGGACGCATCCTCAATCTGGACATCGGTGGCGGTTCTCTCGAACTCACAGCCGGCGGCGACGAAGATCCGGATGTCGCGTTCTCACTGCAGCTCGGTGCCGGACGGTTGACCCGTGACTGGCTCCAAGCCGACCCTCCCGGCAAGCGCCGCGTCGCTGTACTGCGCGACTGGCTGGACGCAGAACTCCTCGGACCAGCAAAGGAGCTCCGCGCAGCGGGGGATTGGGACCGGACCGTCGGTACCTCGAAGACTTTCCGCTCACTCGCGCGGCTCACCGGAGCAGCGCCGTCGGCAGCCGGGCCGCGCGCTAAGCGGACCCTGACGGCCAGCGGACTCAGGCAACTCATAGCCTTCATATCCAGGATGACGGCGTCAGACCGTGCAGAATTGGAAGGAGTGAGTGCGGATCGGTCACAGCAGATTGTGGCCGGCGCGCTCATCGCGGAAGCAACCATGCGGGCGCTCGGAGTGGACGAATTGGAAATTTGTCCGTGGGCACTGCGCGAAGGTCTGATTCTGCGAAAGCTCGACACAGAAATGGGCGGTGAATTGGTGGTGAGTGCTTGATGACCGAGGACAGTCAGCAGATTTCGGTAGCGGAACTGCTCAAGCGGAACGGTCAGAGCGTCGAATCCCGAGGTGGGCGTCGGCGCCGCGGTGTTGCCGGTGGCATCTCCGTAGCAGAACTGACCGGTGAGATTCCGATCGTTCGGCCTGCCGGTTCCCGTTCGGCCGCTGAGCCCGACGTAGTCACGGAACCAGAAGCAGTCACGGAACCGAAAGCCGCCGTCGCGACGAAGCCCGTCGAGGCGAAGCCTGATGTGGCGAAGCCTGATGTGGCCAAGGTTGTCGAGACGAAGCCGGTCGAGGCAAAGCCTGATGTGGCCAAGCCTGTCGAGACGAAGCCGGTTGCGACGAGGCCCGTCGACGAGACTCAGATCGATCTCCACAAGCCGGTCTCCAAGAGCGTGCCGGGTCAGTGGGTGAGCCGGACGCCGTCGAAGCAACCGGCCGCGCCGGCCAAGTCGGTACCGGCCGCGCCGGCCAAGTCGGTACCGGCCGCGCCGGCCAAGTCGATGCCGGTCGCTCCTGCCCGGGTGACGCAGGAGCCCGCATTGCTGTCGGGCCAGACGTTGGCCGGTGACCTTATGCGCCAAGAGCGTGAGGTCGCTCAGAACGCGCAGAGCCCGGCTATGCGGGCGCCTGTCCTGCCTCCCCGAGTCGCTCCGACTGCCCCGCCTGCCCCATCCGTGGATGTCAGCACGGAGTTGATGGACAGGGTGACCGACAAGGTCGACGCGGATCCCGCAGAGACTGCCGTCGTAGACATGACGGATGCACTGGGTTCTCCGACGGAGAATCCGGTGGCGGATGCGGCGGTTGCCCCGGTGGAAGTAGCAACCGAGGACGCGGAAACAGCAGAATCCGACAATCGCAGTTCCATCCGCGAATGGGCGATGCTGGCCGGGCAGGTTGTTGTTGCTCTCATCATCGGCGGTGCGATGTTCAAGGGCTTCGAGAAACTGTGGGACATGCTCCCGTGGGTGGCGTTGGTGCTTGCGCTGATCGTGATCGTCGGCCTGGTTGCGGTTGTTCGAGTTCTGCGGAAAACCGATGACATCACCAGCTTTGTGATCGCGGTGGTTGTCGGCATGATCGTGACGTTGGGTCCGCTGGCGTTCTTGTTGACTTCAGGTTGATTTGCCGATGATTGCTGTGGGCTTGTCGACGGCTTCGGTGTATCCCGAGAACACCGAAGCTGCGTTTCGCTATGCGGCTGAACTGGGTTACGACGGTATCGAGTTGATGGTGTGGGCGGAGTCCGTCAGCCAGGACATCGGTGCCGTTGCAGCATTGGTGCGCAAGTACCAGATTCCGGTGCAGGCGGTTCACGCACCGTGCCTGCTGATTTCGCAGCGGGTGTGGGGCGCCGATCCGATCGAGAAGCTCGAGCGTTCGGTACGCACTGCGGAAACGTTGGGCGCTGCCACGGTGGTCGTGCATCCGCCGTTCCGTTGGCAGCGAAAGTACGCCGACGGCTTTCCGGATCAGGTGGCAGAACTCGAATCACGAAGCAGCATCGTCGTGGCAGTCGAGAATATGTTTCCGATGCGCGCCGACAGCTTCTTCGGCGGCAAGGACAAATCAGCGGAGCGGCTTCGTAAGCGTGGAGGTCCGGGTGCCGCGTTGTCGGCTTTCAGCCCGTCGTACGATCCCACCGATTCCGACCACGCGCACTACACACTTGACCTGTCCCACACTGCAACGGCGGGAATGGATGCTTTCGCGCTTGCGGCACGAATGGGTTCCGGACTTCAGCACCTGCACCTGGCGGACGGTCGGGGAGCCTCGATGGACGAGCACTTGATTCCGGGGCACGGTTCGCAGCCGTGCGCCGAACTGTGCCAACATCTTGTCGCCACCGGGTTTACCGGCCAGGCGGTCATCGAAATCAATACACAAAATGCTCGGACCCGACGCGAGAGGTCGTCGATGCTGGCGCAGGCCCTCGCGTTTGCCCGCGAGCACCTTGCAGCTGACTAAGCGCACGCATGAATGGTTTCCCCACAACCGTGCAGTTGTGGGGAAACCACCGACTCAGCGGTGTCCGGCGGCTAACGTAGCCTCGAACTTCGCTCGGACTTCCTCGATACGAGTATCGAGATCCTCGAGTTCCCAGTCCGCGGTAGGGATGGGGTCGAGAACCGAGACGTAGACCGGACCCGGATGCGCGACAAGAGAATTGCGCCACATGCGCTCTCCGGCATTGTGAATCACGACCGGCACAATCGGAACGCCCGCCTGCATTGCCATATGGAAGGCGCCCTTCTTGAAGGCTCCGAGTTTCGGTGTGGGGGAACGGGTTCCCTCCGGCGCAATGACAATGGAGACGCCGCTCTTGAGCTTGTCGACGACGGGTTGTAGTGCGGCCTTTGCCTTGTCGGTGTTACTGCGATCGATGTACGCCACGTCCAGCAAGGCCCCGATCGGTATGAACCGGGGGTCGTTGGCGGCTTCCTTCTTGGCTACTCCGGTCACGTCGCGTTTGATGACGGTGCCCAGAACCAGCATGTCCAGTGAGCTTTGATGGTTGAACATGAAGACTGCGGGACGCTGATCCCACACGTTGTGCTCACCGTCGATTTCGACGTCGATGCCGAGCAGCGACAGCGAGATGTCCGGGCCGTAGGTGCCGACGAGGTTGGCTCCCAGTTGCCGGTTGCCCATGACCAATCCGGCCGACGCTCCCACCACGGCGGTCGCGGCAAGGGCGCCCATCGCGGTGGCGGTACGGATCGTGGAGATCGGGGTCGCGCCGCGCTGCGGTTTACGCAACGTGACGCTGGGCCAACCGTTGAGTCTGGCAGTTTTGGCCAGTGCGCGATCCGGATTGAGTGCAACCGGCCGGCCGACGGCTTCGAGCATCGGAACATCTTCGGCGCCATTGGAATAGGCAAAAGCATCTCTCATGGCTGCGCCACGTTTTTCGGCATACTCGGTGAGCGCGTTTGCCTTGGCCGGACCCCAGAGCGCCGGCGTCGTCAGTTCGCCGGTGAGCATGCCGTCCACCACTTCGGGTTGGGTGCACAGGACGTCTTCGATATCGAGATCTTCGGCGACGTTGCGTGCCTGGAACGGAGTGGCAGACGTTGCCATCACGATGGTGTGACCAGCCTTGCGGTGCGCTGCGAGTAGTCCGCGCGCATCGGGGTAGATCATCGCCGCAATTTCCTGCTTGAAGAGCCGATTTCCCCAGTCGTTCAACTCTTCTTCGGTGCGGCCCGCCAGTGCACGGACGCCGATGTCCATCAGGGCACCGACGTCGGCGCCCCGGAACTGGGTGTCGATGGCGGCACCGGTGGTGCGCAGCAGTTCGCCGACACTGATATCCAAGCGGCGCAGTCGATCCCGGTAGACAACGCTGGCGGAGTATCCGCTGATGAGGGTGCCGTCCAGGTCGAATGCCGCTATGGTGTCGGGTCCGGGAGGTGCCGCGGCAATCGCGGCATGCAGACGTTCGAGTCCGGTCACAGTCCTGCTTCCTCGTCAAGGGTGGTGTTCTCGGCTGCATCGGGTTTTTCGAATGCGTCGAGTCGAGCGTGGGCGAGGCGTCGGATGTGGCGCAATCGCTCGACCTGTACACGAATTTCCTCGGCAAACGCTTCCCGGCGCGCCGTCACGTCGTTGTCATCGGCTTCGACGAGATTGCGATTGCGTGCCAAATTCAGTGCAGTGGCGAATAATTCACCGGATACGGATTCGCTACTGGCGATTTGTTGGCGCAACCGTCGTTCGTGGGCGACGTCGATACAGGTTCGGGTGAAGGTTTTTTCGTCGAAAGATTTCGAGACCGGTGCCAGGACCAACTGATCGGCCACCACCTGGTATGCCTCGAGGAACGGTTGGAGTACCCGCGGCGCGAGGTACGGCCGAATCTCTTGCACGATCTGCGAGGTACGTTCCGGGTCTGCGGTGACCGAATCCCAATTGGGGTCGATCAGGTGCAGTTCGGTGCGCATCTCTTCTTCGAAGGTATCGCGGTCGCTGAAGAAGAACTCGAACTTCATCAAGTCGCGAATGCGTTTGGCCTCGTTCCAGCCGTCGAGGATGGGGTCGGTGGGCTTCTTTTCTGACATCGCCTGCAGGACCAGTTCTGCGATTGCCCGGACAACAAGGAAGTGAATGGTGTTGTTGCGGTAGAACGCTGCGACCAGACCTTGATCTTTGCCCAGGTAGAAGACCTTCTCGCCGCCCTTGTCGAAGTGCATCAGCACACCGGAGTCGACGTGCGTCTGCAGTGCCTTCTCGATGACGTGCGGATCGTCGAGTTCGACGTCGCCCGCAAGCGGAAGTTTGCGCGCAGTGATGTAGCGGAAGAGTGGTTCGAGGATTGCGGTGAGTTCGGCGACGGTGAGTGCGCGATCCTCGATGCCGAGGAATGCGAGCATTGCCAGGGAGGAGACCGTCACCGGAGTCACCTCGTTGATGCGGTGGCACACCTCGATGGCGGCCTTCTGAATTGCCAGGCGCTGGTCGGGTTCCTGACTGAGGGCGTCGGCGAGGGAGAGCGGGCGCCCGATCGACACGTGTGCGACGCCGTTTCTTTTGCCCTGCGCGCGCACGTAGCCGATCATCCAGCGCAAACCTTCGGGCTTCTTCTCGGCCCCGAGAGCTTCGGCAGCCATTGCTCCGACTTCGTAGAGTTGGTCGTAGGTCAGTGCGACGGGTACCAGGTAGACGTCGGATGCGCCACTGACCTGAAATGCCTTGGCCAGGTAGGTCATCAGTCCGAAGCGCGGTGGACGTAGTTTCCCGGTGCGCCCGCGGCCACCTTCGATGTACCACTCGAGGTTGAAGCGCTTGGTGAGTAGGTAGCGCATGTACTCGTGCATCGACCACTTGTAGACCTCGTCGTCGCCGATGGTGCGACGGATGAAGACTGTGCCGCTGCGTTTGAGGATCGAACCCATCGGCCAGAAGCTGATGTTGAGCCCACCCAGGACATGGTTGAGCGGAAGCCCGTTCTTGATGAGTGCGGGGCGCAGCACCAGTGGATCGAGGTAGGAGCGGTGGCTGGGGAGGAACACGAGTGAATGTTCCTTGTTGAGCTCTCGCAGTTCTTCGAATCTGCTGGTGTCGACATCGATGGTGTAGGCGCGAGAGAAGTAGCGACCCAAGCGATCCCACACTGCGATGGCCTCACGCGTCTGAGTCGCGACCATCTCGTGGAGCGATTCGCGGGCGCGCCGATCCACCTCGGAGACGGCGATGCCGAGACGGTCGGCCAAAGCCATTGTCTCAGTGGCGAAACGGCGGGTATCGGTGATTTCGTCGACGACGAACCGCGACACCTTGTACTGGTTGCCGATCAATCCGAGTTCGGTTCGCTCGAGAGTCAACGCCGCCTGACGGCGAATGAACTCGGGCAGCGAACCACTGCCGCTCTCGTCGAGGCGTCGCGCCAAGTCGCTGAGCGGTGCCGGTTCTCCTTCGATGACCTGGCATCGAGAGGGATCGGTGCGCAGCGTGCGGCGTTGCGCACTGCGGCCGGGGTGCAGTGGGTCACGCGGTGCCAGTGCATTCCGAACGCGTCGGACGACGTTCTGTTCGGTCTGTGTGTCCGGCAACCACACGACTCGGAGCGGCGTGAGCATTGGATCGTCGGTTCGTCGGGCGAGATCGGCGAGGGTGCGGTCCGTGATGGCGACGGTTGTCGCGGGCTTCGTGGTTCCCTGTGCCTTGACAGCGAGCCATTTTCGGAGGACACCGGCTTCCGCTTCGGTCATGGTCTCCGTCAGGTAGACCTGCGGGCGGGTTGCGCTGGTAGGC
Proteins encoded:
- the mshA gene encoding D-inositol-3-phosphate glycosyltransferase; this translates as MRGHYGTVTPTHFSRPRRVAVLSVHTSPLAQPGTGDAGGMNVYVLQSAIQLAKRGVEVEIFTRATSSADAPVVEAAPGVRVRNIAAGPFEGLDKADLPTQLCAFVAGVLREEARHEPGYYSLIHSHYWLSGQVGWLARDRWGVPLVHTAHTLAAVKNLSMAEGDTPEPAARQIGEQQVVAESDRLVANTTDEAKALHEFYGADPTRIDVVAPGADLTRYRPGNRDQARASLGLNPNEVIVTFVGRIQPLKAPDVLLRAAAEVISRQPGLPLRILVVGGPSGTGLARPDVLIELARSLGITAQVTFMPPQAPERLVDVYRASDLVAVPSYSESFGLVAIEAQACGTPVIAADVGGLGVAVRNGETGLLVQGHKTEDWAGALESLVTEPARLAALAEQAPRHAEDFSWEHTADGLLESYRKAGINYNNGTGPSDFSPRRARGLWRLRRTGGVRT
- a CDS encoding YbjN domain-containing protein, which produces MSSISDTIEQALTERELEFTKRDDAHFIVELPGEHKLKTSTLLTVGNHGVRVEAFVCRKADENFEGVYKFLLKRNRRLYGVAYTLDKVGDIYLVGKISEHAVTADELDRVLGQVLEAADGDFNVILELGFFSSIKREWAWRVSRGESLANLQPFKHLIEESASGSTAE
- a CDS encoding phosphoglyceromutase codes for the protein MDGMTIGTLVLLRHGESEWNALNLFTGWVDVHLTDKGMAEGKRAGELLAEHDLLPDVLYTSLLRRAISTANIALDAADRHWIPVVRDWRLNERHYGALQGKDKAQTKEEYGNEQFMLWRRSYDTPPPAIEAGSEYSQDADPRYADIGEVPLTECLLDVVKRLIPYWEDTISKDLLAGKNVLVTAHGNSLRALVKHLDGISDEDIAGLNIPTGIPLRYDLDENLKPLNRGGTYLDPAAAAAGAAAVANQGAK
- a CDS encoding sensor histidine kinase translates to MSVATGVLLVVIGGLVGYLVGGVLIPRLNSRHKQRVAEQTGLTMSQVLDLIVLASESGIAVVDGFHDVVLFNPRAEELGLVKNRLVEERAWQAAQKVLETGQPVELDLTAKTVQRGRERIAVRGTARLLSKDDRNFVVLFADDDSEQVRMEATRRDFVANVSHELKTPVGAMSLLAEALLESADDPESVRHFGERVHSESIRLGKMVTELIALSRLQGAEKLPDLDVVDVDTVVSEALSRSRLSAEAAGITVTTDHPSGLEVLGDQTLLVTALSNLIENAIAYSPKGSPVSVSRSVRGGNIAVAVTDRGEGIAKADQERVFERFFRVDKARSRQTGGTGLGLAIVKHVAANHNGSIDLWSKPGTGSTFTMQIPAHVEEDDIDSDDSGTTGSARIGRRDPGSKDQGMEAKR
- a CDS encoding response regulator transcription factor, which gives rise to MTSVLIVEDEESLADPLAFLLRKEGFETTIVTDGPSALAEFDRSGADIVLLDLMLPGMSGTDVCKALRTRSGVPVIMVTARDSEIDKVVGLELGADDYVTKPYSARELIARIRAVLRRGAENEADLASDNGVLEAGPVRMDVERHVVQVSGNPVTLPLKEFDLLEYLLRNSGRVLTRGQLIDRVWGADYVGDTKTLDVHVKRLRSKIESDPAKPEHLVTVRGLGYKLEG
- a CDS encoding Ppx/GppA phosphatase family protein, which codes for MRLGVLDVGSNTVHLLVVDAHRGGHPTPMSSTKSTLRLAENTDDRGDITVSGADRLVSTVAEFAGIAKTSGCEEMMAFATSAVRDANNSEAVLARVREETGVRLEVLSGVDEARLTFLAVRRWYGWSAGRILNLDIGGGSLELTAGGDEDPDVAFSLQLGAGRLTRDWLQADPPGKRRVAVLRDWLDAELLGPAKELRAAGDWDRTVGTSKTFRSLARLTGAAPSAAGPRAKRTLTASGLRQLIAFISRMTASDRAELEGVSADRSQQIVAGALIAEATMRALGVDELEICPWALREGLILRKLDTEMGGELVVSA
- a CDS encoding sugar phosphate isomerase/epimerase family protein, whose product is MIAVGLSTASVYPENTEAAFRYAAELGYDGIELMVWAESVSQDIGAVAALVRKYQIPVQAVHAPCLLISQRVWGADPIEKLERSVRTAETLGAATVVVHPPFRWQRKYADGFPDQVAELESRSSIVVAVENMFPMRADSFFGGKDKSAERLRKRGGPGAALSAFSPSYDPTDSDHAHYTLDLSHTATAGMDAFALAARMGSGLQHLHLADGRGASMDEHLIPGHGSQPCAELCQHLVATGFTGQAVIEINTQNARTRRERSSMLAQALAFAREHLAAD
- a CDS encoding HAD-IB family hydrolase, coding for MTGLERLHAAIAAAPPGPDTIAAFDLDGTLISGYSASVVYRDRLRRLDISVGELLRTTGAAIDTQFRGADVGALMDIGVRALAGRTEEELNDWGNRLFKQEIAAMIYPDARGLLAAHRKAGHTIVMATSATPFQARNVAEDLDIEDVLCTQPEVVDGMLTGELTTPALWGPAKANALTEYAEKRGAAMRDAFAYSNGAEDVPMLEAVGRPVALNPDRALAKTARLNGWPSVTLRKPQRGATPISTIRTATAMGALAATAVVGASAGLVMGNRQLGANLVGTYGPDISLSLLGIDVEIDGEHNVWDQRPAVFMFNHQSSLDMLVLGTVIKRDVTGVAKKEAANDPRFIPIGALLDVAYIDRSNTDKAKAALQPVVDKLKSGVSIVIAPEGTRSPTPKLGAFKKGAFHMAMQAGVPIVPVVIHNAGERMWRNSLVAHPGPVYVSVLDPIPTADWELEDLDTRIEEVRAKFEATLAAGHR
- a CDS encoding glycerol-3-phosphate 1-O-acyltransferase → MPTSATRPQVYLTETMTEAEAGVLRKWLAVKAQGTTKPATTVAITDRTLADLARRTDDPMLTPLRVVWLPDTQTEQNVVRRVRNALAPRDPLHPGRSAQRRTLRTDPSRCQVIEGEPAPLSDLARRLDESGSGSLPEFIRRQAALTLERTELGLIGNQYKVSRFVVDEITDTRRFATETMALADRLGIAVSEVDRRARESLHEMVATQTREAIAVWDRLGRYFSRAYTIDVDTSRFEELRELNKEHSLVFLPSHRSYLDPLVLRPALIKNGLPLNHVLGGLNISFWPMGSILKRSGTVFIRRTIGDDEVYKWSMHEYMRYLLTKRFNLEWYIEGGRGRTGKLRPPRFGLMTYLAKAFQVSGASDVYLVPVALTYDQLYEVGAMAAEALGAEKKPEGLRWMIGYVRAQGKRNGVAHVSIGRPLSLADALSQEPDQRLAIQKAAIEVCHRINEVTPVTVSSLAMLAFLGIEDRALTVAELTAILEPLFRYITARKLPLAGDVELDDPHVIEKALQTHVDSGVLMHFDKGGEKVFYLGKDQGLVAAFYRNNTIHFLVVRAIAELVLQAMSEKKPTDPILDGWNEAKRIRDLMKFEFFFSDRDTFEEEMRTELHLIDPNWDSVTADPERTSQIVQEIRPYLAPRVLQPFLEAYQVVADQLVLAPVSKSFDEKTFTRTCIDVAHERRLRQQIASSESVSGELFATALNLARNRNLVEADDNDVTARREAFAEEIRVQVERLRHIRRLAHARLDAFEKPDAAENTTLDEEAGL